In a genomic window of Gossypium arboreum isolate Shixiya-1 chromosome 9, ASM2569848v2, whole genome shotgun sequence:
- the LOC108456264 gene encoding transcription factor MYB108-like yields MDVKARSSSGPNMVSTEEEDLKRGPWTIEEDFKLINYISIHGKGRWNSLAHSAGLKRTGKSCRLRWLNYLRPDVRRGNITLEEQLLILQLHSRWGNRWSKIAQYLPGRTDNEIKNYWRTRVQKHAKQLKCDVNSKEFKDTMRYLWMPRLVERIQAATTTTDTASASAATTSNASIEQMLLPNLSYYTLDNVSTAASSDSIGTQVSPISDSTDYYNGVLANYNPNQDYFQANHESLISPIGNYCNNGDGMDFGLIELNHHWVGDGDGDGLHNLLNAEDFFFLQHQFNFNM; encoded by the exons ATGGATGTTAAAGCAAGGAGTAGTAGTGGTCCAAACATGGTAAGTACTGAAGAAGAGGACTTGAAAAGAGGTCCTTGGACTATTGAAGAAGATTTTAAACTCATCAACTATATTTCCATTCATGGCAAAGGTCGATGGAACTCTCTTGCTCATTCTGCag GTCTTAAACGAACTGGAAAAAGTTGTAGGTTGAGATGGTTGAATTATCTTCGGCCTGATGTCCGACGTGGGAACATCACACTTGAGGAACAACTTTTGATTCTTCAACTTCACTCGCGATGGGGAAATCG ATGGTCCAAAATCGCCCAATACTTGCCCGGAAGAACCGACAATGAGATCAAGAACTACTGGAGAACTCGTGTCCAAAAACATGCCAAACAACTCAAATGTGACGTCAACAGCAAAGAATTCAAGGACACCATGCGTTACCTATGGATGCCTAGGTTAGTTGAAAGGATTCAAGCTGCCACCACCACCACTGACACCGCGTCCGCTTCAGCTGCCACGACGAGCAATGCGAGCATTGAGCAAATGTTGTtgcctaatttgagttattacACTCTAGATAACGTTAGCACTGCTGCCTCATCGGACTCTATCGGGACTCAAGTTTCACCAATTTCAGATTCAACTGATTATTACAACGGTGTCTTGGCTAATTATAACCCAAATCAGGATTATTTCCAAGCTAACCATGAATCCTTAATAAGTCCCATTGGGAATTATTGCAACAATGGCGATGGCATGGATTTTGGGTTGATAGAATTGAACCACCATTGGGTAGGTGATGGTGATGGTGATGGATTGCATAATTTATTGAACGCTGAAGATTTTTTCTTCTTACAGCACCAGTTCAACTTTAACATGTGA